From Solanum lycopersicum chromosome 8, SLM_r2.1, the proteins below share one genomic window:
- the LOC101250916 gene encoding zinc finger protein ZAT1-like, protein MEKHKCKLCSKKLLNGKALGGHMRSHLIPLPLPPKTPPLNPDSGGRSESTLSLCSSENHEDKMVEEKDFNYELRENRKKSYRMIDPEFLDRESDTESEKNTENRRRRCKRNHERINKVNENISDFRSLNLYSDDSDIAMCLLMLSRDSKSNPKQHQCGICYKVFKTSQALGSHKTIHKNRNNYDDDDHEVEEQPRKISSKKKLKLVSNVNEKLHECPFCGKFFQSGQALGGHKRSHLIVVVSSSTMSGSCSSTSSANLPNRLIDLNMPAPIEDNEFQQEFA, encoded by the coding sequence ATGGAGAAGCATAAATGCAAGCTATGTTCAAAAAAACTCTTAAATGGAAAAGCTTTAGGTGGTCATATGAGGTCTCATTTAATACCTCTACCACTTCCACCTAAAACTCCGCCGTTAAATCCAGATTCCGGCGGCCGGAGTGAGTCAACTTTATCGCTCTGTTCATCGGAAAATCATGAAGATAAGATGGTGGAAGAGAAGGATTTTAACTATGAGTTGAGGGAAAATCGGAAGAAAAGCTATAGAATGATAGATCCTGAGTTTTTAGATAGAGAAAGTGATACTGAGTCGGAAAAAAACACAGAAAATCGGAGAAGAAGATGTAAGAGAAATCACGAGCGAATCAACAAAGTGAATGAAAACATATCTGATTTCAGATCGCTGAATTTGTACTCGGATGATTCAGATATTGCTATGTGTTTACTGATGCTATCAAGAGATTCAAAATCAAACCCAAAACAACACCAATGTGGGATTTGTTACAAAGTGTTCAAAACTTCCCAAGCTTTAGGTAGTCATAAAACCATtcacaaaaacagaaacaactACGACGACGACGATCATGAAGTAGAGGAGCAACCGCGAAAAATATCATCGAAGAAGAAACTAAAACTTGTTAGTAATGTGAATGAGAAATTGCATGAATGTCCATTTTGCGGCAAGTTTTTTCAGTCAGGTCAAGCATTAGGTGGTCATAAAAGATCACATCTTATTGTTGTTGTGAGTTCATCAACAATGTCAGGTTCCTGTTCATCAACAAGCTCAGCTAATTTACCAAATAGGCTCATAGATCTAAACATGCCAGCACCAATTGAAGACAATGAATTTCAACAAGAATTTGCATGA